The Streptomyces sp. NBC_01439 genome contains the following window.
GATCGTGGAGGCGGCCGCGCTGCTCGTCGACGCCGAGTACGGCGCGCTGGGCGTGATCGGCCCCGACGGCCGCACGCTCGCCCAGTTCCTGACCGTGGGACTCACGGACCGGGAGATCGCCGGCATCGGCCCCCTGCCGGCCGGCCACGGCCTGCTCGGGGAGGTCATCCACCACCCGGAGCCCCTGCGTCTCACCGATCTCGGCAGGCACTCCTCGTCCTACGGCTTCCCGGCCCATCACCCGCCCATGCGCACGTTCCTGGGCGTGCCGATCCGGGTCCGCGACGAGGTGTTCGGCAACCTCTACCTGACCGACAAGCGGGGCGGTCTCGACTTCGACACCGAGGACGAGACCGTGATCTCCACCCTCTCGGTGGCGGCGGGCGTGGCGATCGACAACGCACGGCTCTACGAGGGCTCGCAGCGCCAGCAGCGCTGGCTGAAGGCCAATGCGGAGATCACCGAGAGCCTGTTGTCCGGCAGTTCGCGCCCGGCGGTACTGGAGCTCATCGCCCGTCGCGCACAGGAGATCACCGCGGCGCGCCTCGCGGACATCGCCATGCCCGTGGCCGGCATCGACGGCCTGGTCGTGGAGTTCGCGGCCGGTACGGACGCGAGCGCGCGCCGAGGCCTCGTCGTACCCGTCGCCGGCACGCTGTCGGGGGCGGCGCACCGGGCCGGCAAGCCCGTCACGGCCGTGCTGCCCTCGGCCGATGAACGCTACCCGGCCGAGGCCCAGGTGCAGGACGGATCGGGGCCCGCCGTGGCCGTCCCGTTGGGCACCGCCGGTGGCGAGGGCCGGGGCGTCCTGCTGCTTGCGCGCGCGGCGGGAGAACCGGCGTTCGGCGAGGGCGAGCTGGAGCCCCTCGTGGCCTTCGCGGGTCAGGCGGCACTCGCCCTGGAACTGGCGGAGCGGCGCCGGGACGCCGAGCAGATAGCACTGCTGGAGGAGCGCGACCGCATCGCCCGTGACCTGCACGACCTGGCCATCCAGCGGCTCTTCGCGACCGGCATGACCTTGCAGAGCGCTGCCCGGCTCGTCGAGCACGAAGGGGCCGCCGAACGGGTCGGCCGGGCCGTCGACGACCTGGACGAAACGATCAAGATCATCCGGTCGACGATCTTCGGACTCCGCACCAAGGACCGCGAGAGCGAACCCGGTCTGCGGGCGCGCGCCGCCCGTGCCGTCGGCGACGCGGCCACCACCCTCGGTCACCCGCCGCGTCTGAGCATGGAGGGCCTGCTCGACACCGACGTACCGCCTCAGATAGCCGACCACGTCATGGCTGTGCTGGGTGAACTCCTCAGCAACGCCGCCCGCCACGCACAGGCGACCCGGGTCGGAGTGACCCTCAAGGCGGGCCAGGGCGAGGTCGTGCTGACCGTCTCGGACAACGGGAAGGGCCTGCCGGCCCAGGGACGCAGAAGCGGTTTGCGCAACCTCGACGAGCGGGCGCAGAGTCTGGGCGGCTCCTTCACTCACGAGACTCCCGATGAGGGGGGTACCAGGCTCATCTGGCGGGCGCCCCTCCCCACCGGGAACTGAGGACCGGGGCACCTGCCGGGGGTCAGCCCCGGGCCGCCGGCACCAGCCGCGTCGGGTCCGCCTCCAGCCGGAACCCGGTGACGAGGTCGGGGCGGATCCGCAGGGCGCTGGTCATCGGGCGTGCCACCCAGGGGCGTAGCAAGTGCGCGTACCGGTCCACCTCGTCGGTGTCGACCACGGCCCTCGCATAGCCGGTGATGACGACGCTCCAGCCCAGGTGGGTGACGGGATCGATGTCGTCCGCTTCATAAGCCACCACCACGCCGGGGGCGTCGGCGGGTGCCGCCAGGGAGCCGAGCGCCCCGCCGTCGTGGATCCGGACGATGAGGTCCTCGCCTTCGACGAGGTGGTTGACCGGCCGGACAGCGGGCAGCGCGTGCTGCGTGAAGACGATGCGTCCCAGTGACACCGTCGAGAGCAGCCGCAGGGCCTCGGCCCTGTCCAGCTCCCGCATGTGCCGGGCGGCGGTCACGTCACCCGTCCGACCGCCGGGCCGCCGTAAGGCTTCCTGGTCCATGCTGTGTACCTCACAAGACGACGAACTGCAGGTCGCGGTCGGCGGCGAGCACCCGCATGGACTTCACCACCAGGGGCGGCACGTCGCACAGGAGGAGGCGCGTTCCCTCCGCGCAGCAGCTGCGGTTCATGCGGATGAGGAGGTCGATGCCCGCGCTGTCGCAGAAGGAGAGGCCGCACAGGTCCAGGACGATGTTCCGGTGGCCGGATCCGGCGAGCTCGCGCAGGCGCGGCGCCACCTGCCCGACCGTGTAGAAGTCGAGCTCTCCGGCCAGGGCGATTCTCACACCGCGGTCGTCCCGGCCCACGGTCTTCAGGTCGATCAAGGCGGTCGTCATGGCTTCCTCCGCGCTGCGTGCGGCTCGGTCGAGTCGCGCCGTTCCCCGTGCGCCCTCAGTTCATCCGGTGCCGCGGGCACCGGGGAAGGCCCGGCAGGCCCTCCCGACAGGGCCGAAGGTCCCTTCTTCGGAGCCGCGACCGCGCCTGCCGCTCGCAACACCCGGCCGATGCGGGCCTATCGGCCCTGTCCGTTCGGCCGTCGGGGAGGCAGGATGCCGGTGTTCGTGCGTCAAGGACGGACCCAGGCGAAGGAGTTGCGTCATGACCGGCAGCGGTGTCCCCTCTGTCCCCTCCCCCGCGGCGGAGCCCATCAGCGTCTTCCTGCTCGACGACCACGAGGTCGTACGCCGGGGAGTGCACGACCTGTTGGACGCCGAACCCGACCTGACCGTGGTCGGTGAGGCGGGCACGGCGGAACAGGCGCTGGTCCGCATCCCCGCGCTGCGCCCCCGGGTCGCGATCCTGGACGTACGGCTCCAGGACGGCGACGGGGTGAGCGTGTGCCGGGAGTTGCGCTCGCGGATGCCCGAGCTGGCCTGTCTGATGCTCACGTCGTTCGACGACGAAGAGGCGCTGCTGGACGCCGTGATGGCGGGGGCCTCCGGATACGTGCTCAAGCAGATCACCGGCACCGACCTGGTGACCGCCGTCCGGACGGTGGCCGCGGGCCAGTCGATGCTCGACCCCGGGGCCACCACGCGGCTGCTGGCCCGCATGCGCGGCGACGTGCCCCGGGAGGAACAGGCCCCGGGGCTTCCCGGCTTCACGGACCGGGAGAAGGAGATCCTCCTCATGGTCAGCGAGGGCCTCACCAACCGGGAGATCGGCCAACGGCTGTACCTGGCGGAGAAGACCGTCAAGAACATCATCTCGCGGCTCTTCATCAAGCTCGGCGTGGAGCGGCGCGTCCAGGCGGCGGTGATCGCCAGTCACGCGCTGACCCCGCCCGGCCGGCACCCGACCCCGGCCGCCGAGTAGGAGCCGTCCGGGGAAGGGACCGGGCGCGGTCGTACGAGCGCGTGCGCGCCTTCGCCCTCGGCCCTCCTTCGCCCACGGCCCTCCTTCACCGTCGGCCCGCCGTCGCCCTCGGCCCGCCGTCCCTCCGGCGGTCAGTGGTGCGGGACGACGGCGACGGGGCAGGCCGAGTGGTGGAGCACCGCATGGGCCACCGAACCGATCCGCGCGCCCACCCCCGACTCGCGGACCCGGCGACCGACGACGACCAGCTGGGCGTCCGACGCTTCGGACAACAGCACCTGGCCGGCACTGCCCCGTTCCACGTGCGCGACGACCTCCACCTCGGGGAACTTCAGCCGCCACGGCTCCAGCGCTTGGTCCAACGCGTCCTCCTCGAACGGCTCCAGCCCGCCGAACTGCTCCGCGATCCACATCGAGCCGGGGCTGTAGCCGTAGACCGGGGGCGGGCTCCAGGCCCGGACCGCACGGAGCGGGACCTTGCGCGCTGCGGCCGCCTCGAAGGCGAAACCCAGTACCTCGGCGGACTCCTGCACGCCACCTTGCTGCCCGACGACGACCTCGCCCTCGTCGCCCCCGAACACCGGCTGGCCGTCGCGGGCCCGGACGGAAACGACGGGGCGTTCGGCGGAGGCGATCACCTGCTGCCCGTAGGAGCCCAAGAGGAAGCCTGCCAGCGCGCCGTGCCCGCGGGTGCCGAGCACCAGCATCTCCGCGTCCTTGGCTGCGCGCAGCAGGGCTGGTACCGGAACGTCCGGCACCACTTCCGCGGAGAGCGAGAGCCGGGGGTGCCGGCGCGTGAGCCCGGCCTCGGTCTCCTCCAGGATCTCCCGGGCCCGGCGCGCCTCGGTGCCGCGGTTCTGGACGACCGGGACGGCGAGCGGCTGCCACAGCCAGGCGTGGACCACGTGCACGTGCATGTCGCGGCGCACGGCTTCCCGCGCGGCCCAGTCGGCAGCGGCCAGGCTCTCGGCGGAACCGTCCACTCCGACGACGAGGGTGCGCTTCACAGGTCTGTCCTCCGTACTGATGCGCGAGGCATCGGGGTCGCCGTCCGGAACGGGCGGCGCCGGCCGAGGAGGACCGGGCGCCACCGGGATCAACTCTCCTCGGGCGGGACCTGTGCGGATAGGGGCCGACCGTCCCTCCCCGAGGGACGGTCATCCCCTGCCGGCCGAACCCGGGTAGCGCGCGGCCCGTGCGGGCGGCCCGGCTCAGACGCCGGAGGGGACCTCGGCCTTCTCGTCGGAGCCCGTGTCCGCCGCCTCGGCCGCCGCTAGCCTGCGGTTGCGCCGGATCGAGGAGATGAAGGACCAGCCGATCAGGACGACGCCGACGAGGCCCGTGATGACCTCGTGGATCTCGTACCGGATGGTGACCAGCAGGATCACGGCGAGGGCGCCGATGGCGTAGTGCGCGCCGTGCTCCAGGTAGACGTAGTCGTCGAGGGTGCCCTGGCGGACCAGGTAGACCGTGAGCGAACGGACGTACATCGCACCGATGCCGAGGCCGAGCGACATCAGGACGATGTCGTTGGTGATGGCGAAGGCGGCGATGACGCCGTCGAAGGAGAAGGACGCGTCCAGCACTTCCAGGTAGAGGAACAGGAAGAACGCGGCCTTGCCGGCCATCACGACCGCCGGGACCTTCGTACCGCTCGCCCTGGCCGCTTCCTCGGCCTCGTGCTCGCGCTCCTCCTCTTCCTCGAGCTTGTTCTCGAAGTAGCCGGAGAGGCCGCCGACGACCAGGTAGGTGATCAAGCCCGCGATGCCGGCGATCAGGACGGTCTGCGTCTTGTCCGCGTGGACGCCGCCGTACTGGTGGGCATGGGTGGCGAAGGTCATCGCGGAGACGAGCAGCACGATGAGCGCGATGCAGGCGGACAGCATGTCGATCTTGCCGAGCTTGGCGAGCGGGCGCTCCAGCCAGGCGAGCCACTTGAAGTCACGGTCCTCGAAGATGAAATCAAGGAAGATCATCAGGAGGAACATGCCGCCGAAGGCGGCGATCGAGGGGTGTGCGTCGGTCACCAACTGCTGGTACGTGTCCTTGTCGTCCAGCGCGAGCCGTACCGCTTCGATCGGACCGATCTCGGCACTGACGGCGACGATCACGACGGGGAAGACCAGACGCATGCCAAAGACCGCGATCAGGACACCGACGGTGAGGAAGATCTTCTGCCAAAAGGCATTCATCTTCTTCAGGATCCCGGCGTTGACGACGGCGTTGTCGAAGGACACCGAGATTTCGAGGATGGACAGGATCGCCACGACCCCGAAGCCGGCCCACCCCCCGTATAACACCGCCGCGATCAGGCCGAGCACGGTGACCGCGAACGACCAGCCGAACGTTTTCAGAAGCACTGACAACCCCATCGTTTCGTGCGGGGATCCCCCCGCGCCGCACCTGGCTTTACGAACCATTGACCATGAAGTCTAGGGCGACACCCCGCAGCGCCGGCACATACCGGCCGGCGGCCGGCAGCGGCGAACGCCGGGACGAAACGCTCCCCGTGCACGCGCCATCGGCCACCGGCCCGGACGCCCTGAAGGCCGTGGAGTACTGCTTCACGGCCGGTAGACGAGCTCGATCGCCATCGCGGCCATGACGCCCCAGACCCCGATCCCGAGCAGCCACATGGCGTCGAGGACGGCGCCGGCGGCGATGACGGTCGATCCGGCCGCCCCGAGGGCGAGTGCGGTCCGGCGGATTTCGCGGTCCGGGCGCGAGCGAGCGGTCACAAGAGCGAGGATCCCGCCGGACCCTCGCGACGGCGAGGGTCCAGCGGGATTCCTGTCGGCGTTTTGACGCGGGTGGGTCAGCCGGCGTGCACGTGGGGACGACGGTTGCGGTCGGGTTCGGCCTCGCGGATGACCTCTCGGGTGACGGGGGCGACCTCCCCCTGGCCGAAGAGGAAGAAGCGGAAGAAGTTGGCCATCGGGTTGCCCTCGGTCCACTCGAAGTAGATGTGGGGCCGCTGACCGGTCTCGTCCCGGACGTGCAGGAGGAGCGCGGCCAGCGCGTTGGGGATGCTGGAGCTCTCCAGGGTCAGGACGCGGTAACGGCCGTGCAGGACCTCGCCGCGCACCCGCATGCCGGATTCGAACTCGGACGCGTCCAACACGGTGACCTCGACGAACATGACGTCGTCCTCGGACGGGATGTCGTTGTCCGCGCGGATCTGCGCCTTCTTCTGCCGGTATTCCTCCAGGTCACGGTTGTCGGGCTCGTTGGCGATGAAACGGATCGTGCGGTTCGCGGTGTCCCGGATGAACCGCTGGGCCATGTCGTCGAATTCGATGTGGGTGACGCGCAGCTCGAAGACGCGGGCGAGGCGGGAGAGGAGGGAGAGGGCCATGATGCCGGCGATGAAGCAGGCGCCGATCTTCACGCCGTCGGGGCGCTCGACGATGTTGACGGCGGTCGTGTAGATGAAGACGGCGGAGATGATGCCGAAGCCGATGGTCCAGCCGCGTTCCCCGGCCCGGCGGGCGGCAATGGTCACGGCGACGGCGGCCGAGGTGATCAGGACGAGGACACCGGTGGCGTAGGCGCCGCCCTGGGCGTCGACGTCGGCGTCGAAGATCCAGGTGACGAGGAACGCGACGAGCGTGAAGACGATCACCATCGGGCGCAGGGCGCGGGCCCAGTGGGGGGCCATTCCGTACCGGGGCAGGTAGCGCGGCATCAGGTTCAGCAGGCCCGCCATCGCGGAGGAGCCGGCGAACCAGAGGATCAGGATCGTGGAGATGTCGTAGACCGTACCGAAGGCGGAGCCCAGGTACTCGTGCGCCAGGTAGGCGAGCGCGCGCCCGTTGGCCTCGCCGCCCGGCTCGAACTGGGCGGGCGGGATCAGCAGGGTCGTGATCAGGCTGGAGCAGATCAGGAAGACGCTCATGATCACGGCGGCCGTGGTCAGCAGCTTCTTCGCGCCACGGATCCGGCCCGCCGGCCTCTCGGGTACGTCGTCCGGGTCGCCCTTCACGTGCGGCATGACCGCCACGCCCGTCTCGAACCCCGACAGGCCCAGCGCGAGCTTCGGGAACACCACCAGCGCGATGGCGATCATCATGAAGACGTTGCCGTGCTCGGCGGTCAGCGCGGCCGTCCAGTCCGTGATGACCTGCGGTGCGGTGAACACGTGCCACAACCCGACCGCCACCACGACCACGTTCAGGCCGAGGTAGGTCACCACCAGGACCACCGCCACGCCGATGGCCTCGCTGAACCCCTTGAGGAACACGGCCCCGAGGAGCGCGATCAGGATCAGGGTGATCAGCACCTCGTTTCCGTGCAGGGTGCTGGTGAGGTGCGGGTTCTCGACCAGGTGCGCAGTCGCGTCGGCCGCGGAGAGGGTGATGGTGATGAGGAAGTCGGTCGCCGCGAACCCGAGCAGGGTCAGGACGAACAGCTTCCCCTTCCAGAACGACAGCAGCTTCTCCAGCATGGCGATGGAACCCTCGCCGTGCGGGCTCTCCTCGGCCACCCGCCGGTACACGGGCAGCGCGCCGAAGAGCGTGAGCAGCACGAGCACGATGGTCGCCAGCGGCGACAGCAGCCCGGCCGCGAGGAACGCGATGCCGGGCTGGTAGCCGAGGGTGGAGAAGTAGTCGAGACCCGTCAGGCACATCACCCGCCACCACGGCCGGCCGTGCGGCTGGGCCGCCGCCTCCTTGGCGGCGGGCGAACTCGTCTGGGCGGTCAAGCCTTCCAGCATCCACGCGCGCAGGCGCGAGGAGCGGGCCGGGGTGGCCATCGTGGGGTGCTCCTGTCGTACACAAAGAATCAGCCATCGACGTCGACGGCTGAGCAAGCGTATGCAAATTGATCCTTCATGCACGCGGGCGAGCAAACCCTGACGCGTCCTTAACGCGTAGAGAGCCACCTGTGGCGTAGCGCAGACGCCCCCGATCAGGGCGGATGTCGAGTCCGGGGCAGGCGGTCGGTCACCGCGGTCGCCACGGGAACGGGGCCGGGAGGCGCCGGACGGAGGAGCGGGGGCGGCCCTGACGGGCGCCGCCCCCGCAGGTGGACCTGCCGGTCGGCCTTCAGGGCGCAGACGTGGGGCGGGTCAGGCGTCGACCGCCTGGTAGAGGGTGGTCCAGAAGTCCTGCGCGGCCCGCGCCGAGTCCGGGGTGGACATCCCGGTCTGGGTCAGCAGGATGCCGACGAGCTGGTTGTCCGGGTCGGCGTAGGTCGTGGTGCCGGCTCCGCCATCCCAACCGAACTGGCCGATGGGCGCGTAGTCACCGCGGTAGGTGCGCACCGTCATCCCGAAGCCCCAGCCGCCGGTCTGTCCCTGACCGTGCGACAGGTGGACGACGCCGCGCGCCCATGCCTGTAGCGCAGCTGTCTGTTCGGGCGTGAGGCGGTTCGTGGTCATCAGCTCGACGGCGGGCCGGGACAGGATCCGCTCGGTGCCGTGCATCCCGCGGCGGAGCAGCATGCGGAAGTAGGCGTGGTAGTCGTCGACGGTCGAATCGAGTCCGCCGCCGCCCGACTGGAACGCCGGAGGCTGGCTGTGGTGTCCCCCCTCGGCCCGGTCCTCCACGATGAACTCTCCGGACTGCGGATCGGGGGCGTACAGGGGCGGCAGCCGATCGATCTTGTCGGCGGGCACGTGGAAACCGGTGTCCTTCATCCCCAGCGGATCGAAGATGCGTTCGCGCAGGAACGCCTCGAACGACTGGCCGGTGACCCTGGCCACCAGCACCCCGAGTACGTCGTCGCTGACGTTGTACAGCCAGCGCTCTCCGGGCTGGTACGTCAGCGGGAGCGTGCCCAGGCGGCGCATCCACTCGTCCGGCTCCACTGCGGGCAGCATCCATCCGTTCTCGCCGTAGAGCCGCCGCTCGAAGTACGCGCTCATCATCGGGGAGCCCAAGGCCGTCATGTCCAGCCCGAGCCCGCAGGTGGAGGTGAGCAGGTCCCGCACGGTGATCGGACGCCGCGCCGGCACGGTGTCCTCCAGCGCGCTGTCGGGCTGCTCGAGCACCCGCCGGTCAGCCAGTTCCGGCAGCCACTGGTCTATCGGTTCGTCAAGTCGCAGCCGGCACTCGTCCAGGAGGACCATCGTCGCGGCGACCGCGACCGGCTTGGTCGTCGAGGCCATCCGGAAGATGGTGTCCCGGCGCATCGGCGCGCCGCCATCGTGGCGCATCGTCCCGATCGCCTCGACATGGGTCTCGTCGCCCCGGCCGACCAGGGCGACGAGTCCGGGGATCTTCTTGGACTCCACGTGCGCCTCCAGTACCTCGCGCAGTCGGCGCAGCCCTGCTCCGGATAAGGCGTTGTTGCCGTTTCCCGTCATGAAATCTCCTTGTACGCAGTGGTCGGTCTCGACGGCGCCGCGGACGTGCGGCGCGGGGCGGCCGGCCGGGCGGGGCCCCGCGGCCGTGTGGTGCGGACGGGCGACGAAGGTGGTGATCGGCCCCCGGGGGCAACGCGCCGGGGCGCGATCAGACCGTCGCGTCTTCTCTTCCGGTCTCGTCACCGGCGACGCGCCCGATGTCTTCGGTCAGCCGCTTCCGCGCGCGGGCGGGAACGTAGCCGCCCTCGGTGTAGTTCTGGACGAACGCCTCGGCGAACTCCACCGGGTCCTCCCCGACGATCTCGCGGATCGGGGTTCCGTTCGCCTCGGCCTGCTCGAACAGGTCGGCGAGGTCCTCGAACATCGACACGCTGCTCTCGCCGTCGGTCGGCACGAAGTGCATCAGGTACCGCTCGATCGCCTCGATCGCCGTGCGGTGGTCCTCGGGAAGCTCCTTGACGCGCGACTTGTACGCCCTCCAGCGCTTCTTGGGCCCGATCACCTTGGAAATGAAGCCGGTCTTTTCGACACCGGACATGGTTACTCACCCTCCCCTGCGCGGAGCTGTTCCAGGCGGTCTGCGAGGAAGCTCCACGTACTCCAGAACTCTTCGAGGTATTCCCGGCCGTGAGCGTTGAGGGAGTGCACCTTGCGTGGCGGCCCCTTCTCCGAAGGGACCTTCTCCACGTCGACGAGACCGCGCTTCTCCATCCTGAGGAGCAGCGCGTAGATGGTCCCTTCGGCGATGTCGGCGAAGCCCTGCGCCCGCAGTCGTGCCGTGATCTCGTAGCCGTAGGCGGGCCGGCCGGACAGTGACGCGAGGATGATGCCCTCCAGCGTGCCCTTGAGCATCTCCGTCAGCAGTTTGGCCATGGAACACCTCCCCTCGACACTAGTCGGCGTGACTAGGTACTGGTAGACAGTATCGCTGACTACCGGTACTCAGCAAGACGGAATAGCGGACGCGCGGGACGCTGCCGGCAGCCCTCGACTCCGGAGCGGCGGCGCCAGCGGGGTCACGCCCGACCGTGCGGACGGAGTTCACGCTCGAGGGCGGACAGGGCGAACGCGTGCGCGGAGGTGTGCTGCCAGCGCGACCGTCCGAACATCACGTCTTCGGAGAGCCCGCTCAGCATGGCCACGGCCCGGATGGTGAACTCGGGGAGGTCCACGTCGGCGAACTGTCCCAGGTCCCGGCCCTCACGGACGATGGCTTCCAGGCGCTCGTCCCAGCCGTCGAGCAGCTCGGTCAGGACGCGGCGGCCCGCTTCGTCGTGACGCTGGGCCAGTACCTGCGTCCACAGCGCGTAGCGTTCGTCGCCCTGGTGGCGGGGCAGGTAGTGACCGACGAACAGGTCCAGCTTCTCGGCGGGCGATGCGGCCCGGTCGGCGGCCTGCTGGAACCGGGTCCAGAGGTCCGCCTGGCTCCATGCCAGGACTTCGAGCAGGAGCCGGTCCTTCTTGCCGAAGTGGTAGAGGATGTGCCCGGTGCTCATGCCGGCCCGCGCGGCGATGTCCGACATCCGCAGGCCCGCCGTGCCCTTCTCGGCGATGAGGCTGATGGCGGCCCGCATCGCCCGCCCGCGCGCCTCGTCCCCGCTGGGCTGACGCTTCCGGTCGACCGGGACCCGGCCCGCGGACCGGGAGGCAGCGCCGGGCTCGGCGGCCGCCGACCCGATCACGCCTTCCGTCGGGGGGAGGCGGTCGGGCAGCGCGGGCCCGGTCTCTGACGTCGGCATGAGCTCACTTTCGGTTCCGGAAATCCAGGTCCCAAGTCTAGGTTCCAAAAATCTAGACCTTTAGTCTAGACTGAAAATCTAGTCAGAGCGATGGGGTGTGTGACGGCCGGCTGTGCGCGGTCGCCCCGACGGCCAGCGGCCCGCCTGTCCTACTCACCACCCAGGAGACACCCACATGACGCGCGGATTCGATGTCGTGGAGACCTGTATCGCCGACCTGCGCACCGCGCTGGAGCGGGGCGAGACGACCGCGGTCGGCCTGCTCGACGCCTACCTCGCGCGGATCGACGCGTACGACCGGCCCGGTACGGCCACCGCTCTGAACGCCGTGGTCGTGATGAACCCGGACGCCCGCGCGGAAGCCGAGGCCTCCGACGCACGCCGCGCGCGCGGCGAGACGCTCGGCCCGCTGGACGGCATCCCGTACACCGCGAAGGACAGCTACCTCGCGAAGGGGCTGACGGCCGCGTCCGGCTCCCCCGCCTTCGAGCACCTCGTCGCCCAGCGCGACGCCTTCGCGATCGAACGGCTGCGCGCGGGCGGGGCCGTCCTCATCGGCCTGACCAACATGCCGCCGATGGCGAACGGCGGCATGCAGCGCGGCGTGTACGGCCGCGCGGAGAGCCCGTACAGCGCCGACTGGCTCACGAGCGCCTACGGATCCGGCTCCTCCAACGGCTCCGGCACGGCGACGGCTGCGTCGTTCGGCGCGTTCGGCCTCGGCGAGGAGACCTGGTCCTCCGGCCGGGCCCCCGCGTCGAACAACGCGCTGTGCGCCTACACGCCCAGCCGCGGCGTGATCTCGGTCCGGGGGAACTGGCCGCTCGTACCGACCATGGACGTCGTGGTCCCGCACACCCGCACCATGGCCGACCTGCTGGAACTGCTCGACGTGATCGTCGCCGACGACCTGCACACGCGCGGGGACCTGTGGCGCGCCCAGCCGTGGGTGGAACTGCCCCCGGCGTCGCAGGTGCGCCCCGTCTCCTACCCGGCGCTCGCACCCGCAGACGCAGGGGGCGCGCACGACGCGCTCGCCGGCAAGCGCGTCGGCGTACCCAGGATGTACATCAACGCCGACACCGGCGCCGGGACGAACCCCGACGGAGGCATCGGCGGCCAGACCGGGCAGCGCATCGACACGCGAGCCTCGGTGATCACCCTGTGGGAAGCCGCGCGCCGCGACCTGGAGGCCGCCGGCGCCGAGGTCGTCGAGGTCGACTTCCCCGTCGTGTCGCACTACGAGTCCGACCGCCCCGGTGCGCCCTCGCTGCTCACCCGCGGGCTGGTCAGCCGCGAGTACCTCACATTCGAGATCGAGGACCTGTCCGCCTGGGCCTGGGACGACTTCCTGCGCGCCAACGGCGACCCGAAGCTCTCCACCCTGGCCGAGGTCGACGGCACCCGCATCTGGCCCAAGCAGGAAGGCGAACTGCCCGACCGCTACGAAGGCTTCGACGACACGATCGGCGACTACCCGCGCTTCGTGCGCGAGCGCCCGTACGCGTCCCTCACCGACATGCCGCACCTGGAGCAAGGGCTGCGCGGACTCGAGGAGACGCGCCGGGTGGACCTGGAGCTGTGGATGGACGGGCTCGGCCTGGACGCGGTGGTGTTCCCCGCGGTCGCCGACGTCGCGCCCGCCGACATGGACGTCAGCGAGGCGTCCGCCGACCTGGGCTGGCGCAACGGCGTCTGGGTCGCGAACGGCAATCTGGTCCCCCGCCACCTCGGCATCCCGACCGTGACCGTGCCGATGGGCGCCATGGCGGACACCGGCATGCCCGTCGGGCTGACCTTCGCGGGCCGTGCCTACGACGACAACGCCCTGCTGACCCTCGCCGCGGCCTTCGAGAAGACCGGCAGCCGGCGCACGGTACCGCCGCGTACACCGCGCCTGTCGGCACGGTGACCTGACGGCGCCCCCGGGCCCGGGGAACCGC
Protein-coding sequences here:
- a CDS encoding PadR family transcriptional regulator, whose protein sequence is MAKLLTEMLKGTLEGIILASLSGRPAYGYEITARLRAQGFADIAEGTIYALLLRMEKRGLVDVEKVPSEKGPPRKVHSLNAHGREYLEEFWSTWSFLADRLEQLRAGEGE
- a CDS encoding TetR/AcrR family transcriptional regulator, with product MPTSETGPALPDRLPPTEGVIGSAAAEPGAASRSAGRVPVDRKRQPSGDEARGRAMRAAISLIAEKGTAGLRMSDIAARAGMSTGHILYHFGKKDRLLLEVLAWSQADLWTRFQQAADRAASPAEKLDLFVGHYLPRHQGDERYALWTQVLAQRHDEAGRRVLTELLDGWDERLEAIVREGRDLGQFADVDLPEFTIRAVAMLSGLSEDVMFGRSRWQHTSAHAFALSALERELRPHGRA
- a CDS encoding serine hydrolase domain-containing protein gives rise to the protein MTGNGNNALSGAGLRRLREVLEAHVESKKIPGLVALVGRGDETHVEAIGTMRHDGGAPMRRDTIFRMASTTKPVAVAATMVLLDECRLRLDEPIDQWLPELADRRVLEQPDSALEDTVPARRPITVRDLLTSTCGLGLDMTALGSPMMSAYFERRLYGENGWMLPAVEPDEWMRRLGTLPLTYQPGERWLYNVSDDVLGVLVARVTGQSFEAFLRERIFDPLGMKDTGFHVPADKIDRLPPLYAPDPQSGEFIVEDRAEGGHHSQPPAFQSGGGGLDSTVDDYHAYFRMLLRRGMHGTERILSRPAVELMTTNRLTPEQTAALQAWARGVVHLSHGQGQTGGWGFGMTVRTYRGDYAPIGQFGWDGGAGTTTYADPDNQLVGILLTQTGMSTPDSARAAQDFWTTLYQAVDA
- a CDS encoding DUF1048 domain-containing protein encodes the protein MSGVEKTGFISKVIGPKKRWRAYKSRVKELPEDHRTAIEAIERYLMHFVPTDGESSVSMFEDLADLFEQAEANGTPIREIVGEDPVEFAEAFVQNYTEGGYVPARARKRLTEDIGRVAGDETGREDATV
- a CDS encoding amino acid transporter yields the protein MATPARSSRLRAWMLEGLTAQTSSPAAKEAAAQPHGRPWWRVMCLTGLDYFSTLGYQPGIAFLAAGLLSPLATIVLVLLTLFGALPVYRRVAEESPHGEGSIAMLEKLLSFWKGKLFVLTLLGFAATDFLITITLSAADATAHLVENPHLTSTLHGNEVLITLILIALLGAVFLKGFSEAIGVAVVLVVTYLGLNVVVVAVGLWHVFTAPQVITDWTAALTAEHGNVFMMIAIALVVFPKLALGLSGFETGVAVMPHVKGDPDDVPERPAGRIRGAKKLLTTAAVIMSVFLICSSLITTLLIPPAQFEPGGEANGRALAYLAHEYLGSAFGTVYDISTILILWFAGSSAMAGLLNLMPRYLPRYGMAPHWARALRPMVIVFTLVAFLVTWIFDADVDAQGGAYATGVLVLITSAAVAVTIAARRAGERGWTIGFGIISAVFIYTTAVNIVERPDGVKIGACFIAGIMALSLLSRLARVFELRVTHIEFDDMAQRFIRDTANRTIRFIANEPDNRDLEEYRQKKAQIRADNDIPSEDDVMFVEVTVLDASEFESGMRVRGEVLHGRYRVLTLESSSIPNALAALLLHVRDETGQRPHIYFEWTEGNPMANFFRFFLFGQGEVAPVTREVIREAEPDRNRRPHVHAG
- a CDS encoding amidase produces the protein MTRGFDVVETCIADLRTALERGETTAVGLLDAYLARIDAYDRPGTATALNAVVVMNPDARAEAEASDARRARGETLGPLDGIPYTAKDSYLAKGLTAASGSPAFEHLVAQRDAFAIERLRAGGAVLIGLTNMPPMANGGMQRGVYGRAESPYSADWLTSAYGSGSSNGSGTATAASFGAFGLGEETWSSGRAPASNNALCAYTPSRGVISVRGNWPLVPTMDVVVPHTRTMADLLELLDVIVADDLHTRGDLWRAQPWVELPPASQVRPVSYPALAPADAGGAHDALAGKRVGVPRMYINADTGAGTNPDGGIGGQTGQRIDTRASVITLWEAARRDLEAAGAEVVEVDFPVVSHYESDRPGAPSLLTRGLVSREYLTFEIEDLSAWAWDDFLRANGDPKLSTLAEVDGTRIWPKQEGELPDRYEGFDDTIGDYPRFVRERPYASLTDMPHLEQGLRGLEETRRVDLELWMDGLGLDAVVFPAVADVAPADMDVSEASADLGWRNGVWVANGNLVPRHLGIPTVTVPMGAMADTGMPVGLTFAGRAYDDNALLTLAAAFEKTGSRRTVPPRTPRLSAR